The window CGAGAACGACGATGGGAGAAACTCCAACAATCGTTTATGGCGAAGCGATCGTCTCAACAACGATCTTCTGAGAAAATCCAACCAATTTCAGTGGAGCAAGCTCGTTGTCATCTGTAAATTCCTGAAGAATCATTGAATNAGAAGAAAAAACTAGAAACGATAATTTTAATCACCAATATCACTCAATGTGAGTGACTATGTTAATGATTCATCAGGACAATGCATATGATCAGCATGTACCTAATGGGTAATTCACCCATCAGAAATTATTGAGGTTTTCTGTTTTGGATTGTGAAATGGATGATGATAAGCTCATAAGAGTATATGAGAGGCAAAAGTGAAGACGTGCAAGTGAGAATGCACATGAGAAGGAAGcttgagtgaagaagaagatatctttAAGTCGTAACAAACTTTAGAGAGTATAAATAGTGAGTAGAGTCTATTGTAAAGCGGCATCCTGCGTGATCATTTGTGTTGTTAGAGCGTATGGCTCTGTTCTTGGTGATGAGATtggagaactgtaactccaaGCTTATCAAATAGGGTTTGAGATTGTATTGTGgattgagaagagataagagagaagagttcttaCCTTCAAACTTATCAAATGGTGCGTTTGTGTGCTCGGATCGACTCTAACGCCATAGATCCCGTTGCAATTCCAGTTTTCACAGGTGCGAGATCTGATTTGCGTCCTTGCCTTGATTGGATGGAGCATTGTTTTGTGTTGGGAGATTACACAGGTTTTGAGAGATTACACTTTGCACATGGCTTCATCGAAGGCGACGCAGACGAGTTTGTTCGTGGTGTTGAATCAGTGATGCTTTACCGGAGTTGGCATGCGATGAAGGAATCACTGTTAAGCGCGTTTGGTACCGATGATGATCCAGAGCGAATCAGCTTGGTCTTGGAGCGAGAACGACGATGGGAGAAACTCCAACAATCGTTTATGGCGAAGCGATCGTCTCAACAACGATCTTCTGAGAAAATCCAACCAATTTCAGTGGAGCAAGCTCGTTGTCATCTGTAAATTCCTGAAGAATCATTGAATCAAGTCGGTGAAATCGTCGTTGAGAGGGAGCAAGATTTGTATTTTGAATCGATTGGTTCAGAACTAGAATCGGTTCTGAAATCGCAACCGTAAGCCTTATCGCAATCGCAGGCCGTATCGCAATCACTGGACGTGTATCGCGATGTCAACGCAAACGCAACATTGCCAAAACCGCAAGTATGCATTTCTGATGATTCTGAGCTTGTGAGGGATGAAGTGACTTTGGTGTTGGACAATCACAAGTATGTGGTTATGAACAAGAAATTGGAGTAGGAATCAATTCAAAAGAACATCAAGATTAGTGATGTTAATATGGGCTATATGCCCGCGGGCCTAAACGGGTCTAGTATAAAAATTTAAGCCCGTTACCCATTTATTTACACTATAAGATTAAACAAGGCTTTAATGGGTTGACCCGTTTAAACCCGCGGGTGTAACGGGCTTAATCAAAATTAAACGGGTAGCccgttaaaaaaattatgacttTGTTTTACCAAAACACTGTCGttttatgattagggtttttagaacaaatcttctccaaatctcGCTGCTGGTGGctggagaagaaaaaaggagaatTTTAACGCCACCTCCGTCATCACCTCCGACGAATATTTCGTCATCACCTCCGTCATCACCTCCATCATCACCTCCGTCATCACCTCCGTCATCACCTCCGTCACCACCTCCGTCACAGATTCCACAGATTCAGAGGTCTCTCCCTAATCTCTAATCCCTCAATTCGATTTGATTTGTGGGTTTTGGTGTGGTCTTGTTCTGTGTTGTTGTATGATTCATTTGGCTTTGTGGGTTTTGTCAGAGAAGTACCCTACATATGAAATTGAACATTTGTACTTAACATTTGATTGATTGATCCGGTTCTTAGTAAAGATTTGAGTTGTTGTGTTTATGGGAATTAACTTAGCTTCTCAAGCCATTTGACAATGCATGTAGAGGTTATAAATGTTGTTTATAGCTTGATATTGTGTTGAACTTTCTGATTCTTTATTGTTGCACAAGCTTGTTTGATCTAGTAGATTAGTCCGTCCAATAGTAAATCAccaatttcgtttttatttgattagtttGTGGTTCTTTGTGGTCTCGATAGTTGCAAGTCAGAGATGATTCTAATGTTGTTGTTATGTAATCAGGTGTTACGCTCGTCTTCACCCAAGGGCAGTGAACTGCAGGAAGAAGAAGTGTGGTCACAGAAACCAGGTTTGATTTTGTTGCTTGCTTATCTTTTGGTATCGTTGTTTTGTTTACCCTATGATATGTTTATCTGaacaaatttttgttgttgatgtctTTTTGTAGTTGAGGCCtaagaagaagatcaagtaGAGAGACACGTATCAAGTATCTCATCTCTTGCTTTGCttgcttctttttgttatcttctctttgattgggtttgttttctttttgtttcggTGATGTTAAAAGATAATATCAGTATAAGGATTTGGTTTTCTATCTACTCTGAATCGGTTATGAGATATTCATGCTTAATTCCAGATTACTCTCTATccgttttgaacttttgaattCGTAGTTTTACTGTGTTTTCAATTGTTTGTCTCTGTATTATCTACATATGCATTGGCTACTTGGCTTGATTAAGAGAATCTATCTTGTTATATTGGTAAACAATGTAAGTTGAGCATGTCTTGGTGATTTTGATCttggaaattaaaatttgaaaacctaGAATGTATTTGTATGATAATCTGAACATTAATCAGGTTTAGCTTTCATCTCGCTCTATTAGATAACTATGATTACATTATGCTCCATAAAGCTAATTGGTTTGATTGATCCGGTTCTTTAGctcattgaaaacaaaaatctgagGTGGTTATTTAGCTCATTGGTTCATATTCATAGGCTTATTCATGTTCCATGCATTGAACATTTGATTGATTGATCCGGTTCTTAGTAAAGATTTGAGTTGTATAATCATCTTTCTCATATATCATTGTTTCTGAAATTTGCATTGCTTAACATCATAAACATGTAATTCAGGTGTTTGAAGCTGAGCATGTTACTACGGGAAACATTAGACTTTACTTTGGTACCAGCACTCTTGCTCTGGTaatcaatctctctctgttttttaagAGTTCATCATCGAGTCTTTTGTTTTccagtttgtttgtttggtgagTAGATACAGAATGTTTGAGTTGCTTTGCATATATATCAGCATCTGAGTCTCATTTTTATAAGCATTTCACATATGTCTcctcttttattaattttgcagAATGGACTTAGAAACTGAACATTTGATAGCAAGGCTTAATGCTCAAAGTGATTATATGGATATGAATGAAGAAGATTGTGATATAGATGTAGAAATTGATGGGAATGAGGAGGAAGAGACAGAAATGCTCCACGGAACAGATCAAAGTGAAACTCAATCAACAACTCAAGCAACTCAAAATGCTCCATGGAAGAGAAAGTTAACTTCAAAGGTGTGGAAAGATATTGTGTTAGTTGGGGTTGAAGATGATGGCAAAGAAAGAGGCAAATGCATCCACTGTGGAACCAAGTTGGTGATCAATACTAAAACACATGGGACTAAGAGCTTGATTCGTCATTTGGAGAAGTGtccaaagaaaccaaagaatgaAGATAGGCCTCCATATGATCATCAGATTAACCGTGAGATGACAAGTGAGATCATAATTTACCATGATTTGCCATTTCGCTATCTTGAGTATGAGAAACTTAGAGCAAGAGACAAGTATCTCAATCCCGAGTGTCAACCAATTTGTAGACAGACTGCTGCAGCGGATGTGTATAGGAAGTATGAGATGGAAAAGGTCAAGCTGAAAGAAGTACTTGCAAACCAGCGTGCGCGTGTCTGTTTCACTTCAGACTTATGGACAGCTCAAGGTAAAGTTATGAGTTATATTTGTTTGACAGCCCACTACATTGATGAAAACTGGCACTTGAATAGGAAGATTTTGCAATTCTGTGAACTTAAATCTCCTCACACTGGTGAAGAAATCTCTAACAAGATTCTGGAATGTTTGAAAGAATGGGGATTGGAGAAAAAGGTATTTTCTATTACCTTAGATAatgcaacaaacaacaatagtaTGTTGAACATTCTCAAGGGTCAACTTCAAATGATTAGTGGTAGTGNATAGTGGTTTATTATGTGATGAAAAATTTATGCATGTTAGATGTTGTGCCCATATTCTTAATCTGATAGTGAAGAAAGGTTTAGATCTAGCAAAAGATGTTCTGCACAACATCAGAGAGAGTGTGATATATGTTAAAGCATCTTCAAAGAGGAGAGACGCTTTTGCTGCATGTGTTGAGAGAGTAAAGATTAAGAGTGGAGCAGGGTTATCACAGGATGTTCCTACCAGATGGAACTCCACATATGAGATGCTTGTAAGAGCTTTGAAGTTTAAGGAAGCATTTGTCAGCTTGAAGTGGTTTGACAGCAACTACAAGACTTTGCCTTCTGATGATGAATGGAATCGTGGAGAGAAAATCTGTGAGTTGTTGAAGCCGTTTAGTGATATCACGACACACTTTTCAGGTTCTAAGTATCCTACTTCTAATGTCTATTTTACACAAGTGTGGAGAATTGAACTGTTGCTGAGGAAATTTGCAtcttgtgatgatgaagatgtggcAAAACTGGCTCAGGATATGCAGATTATGTTTACCAAGTATTGGGAGGATTATAGTCTTATTTTGGCAATGGGAGCTGTTTTAGACCCAAGAATGAAACTGCAAATGCTTGAAGTAGCTTATGAAAGAGTTGATCCAACTACTTCTGCATCGAAAATCAAAAAGCTTAAAGACAATTTGGAGATGCTCTATGAAGATTATAAGGCTAAGTCTAGGACTTGTTCTTCAAGTATTTCTGTAACTCCAAATCCGCATGATTGGGTCAATGAATCTccacttgatgatgattatgacaATGTAAGAatgttgcttttgttgtttatgttgctTGTGTTGCTTATGTTGCTTATGTTGCTTatgttgcttttgttgtttatgttgctTGTGTTGCTTCTTTTCTGTAGGATCTTTTTGAGCTTGAAAAAAGCATCAGAGTTGGAGTAGGCAAGACAAAGACACATCTGGATATCTATTTAGAAGAGCCAAGATTGGAGAGAAAGTCTTTTCCAAAATTGGATGTTTTGTCCTTTTGGAAGGACAACCAGCATCGACTTGGGGAATTAGCCTCTTTGGCTTGTGAAATACTAAGCATTCCCATCACCACAGTAGCATCTGAATCAGCCTTTAGTATTGGATCTCTAGTCATAACTCCTTACAGAAACTGTTTGCTTCCAAAGAACGTTCAAGCTTTGCTCTGTACCCGTAATTGGTTACGTGGTTTTGCAGATTATGAAGGTAACTAAACTCTTAACTTTTACATAATACTATTTTCCTTAATAAGTGAACTTTAACTTTTACATAAAACTATTTTCCATAAAACTCTTAACTTTAACAGGTAACATAGAGAACAACTATGACATTGGCACAACAACATGTACTTCAGAAGAATGTTAAAGATCAGGAGATTCTATCATGCATTGAATATGTTGCTTCTGGTGTggtcttgttctgttttgttttggcttcGTCATTGAATTGGTTTGTTTGGTACTAGtgggttttgttctgttttgttgtaTCATACAAGTATGAATTCGTATTTCGTTTCTTTGATATATAATGTTTTCGTTTCTGTTTTCGTTTGTTGTTCTCTGATTACAATCTCTAGTAAAAAAGTAATCTtaagtaaaaaatcaaaaaaaattccatcTAAACGGGTCTAAACGGGCCAGATAAATGGGCAGGGTCTAAACGGGTACAAGGTCTAAACGGGCAGGGTATAAACGGGTAGAGTATAAACGGGTCCAAAACGGGCAGGGCATAAATGGGCAGGGTCTAAACGGGTACAAGGTCTAAACGGGCAGGGTATAAACGGGTAGAGTATAAACGGGTCCAAAACGGGCAGGGCATAAATGGGCAGGGTCTAAACGGGTACAAGGTCTAAACGGGCAGGGTATAAACGGGTAGAGTATAAACGGGTCCAAAACGGGCAGGGCATAAATGGGCAGGGTCTAAATGGGCAGGGTAGCCCCATTTTAACATCCCTAATCAAGATGATTAATGTTGAAGGAGAGGTTGAGATGTTTTAGATTTTGGCTGGTATTGCTAAAACTGGTTCTGCATTCTGACTGTTctataaaatgtcttcaaaGAAAGGATGAGTACATtcaaagagaaagaaggtgATAGGTTTGAAATCATGGATGCTTAAGTAAAAGAGGAAGCATATACTGCTTGTTAGATTTGGAGATTATACTGCAAGACAACAGGAAACAGAGAGTCAATTGTTACTATGGAGCCAATTGTCATAGATGTTTGCAGTAGCAATTGTCTATATTTTTACACTATAAATATGAATGTATTGTTTCATATTGCTGTACGCACTTCTTCTATATACAATAAAAGATCGAACATAAAACTCTTTCTCTATTAGCTTCTTGTATAcatcttttgcttatttttagattactcatatatatttatgatacaacattattaaattaaaaaattaattcattttttcctTGCAGATATTTTGGCCTGTTCATTTCCCTATCGCTGGCGACAAAAACCGGTGATAGCGACCAAATATCGTTCATTTGCCTGTTGCTGGTTTAGCGACCAGTCGCAGCGACATGATTCAGCGACCAACGACTCAATTTTTAATCGCTGCTTTTTTTAGcgattgattttaaaaagatgGCGAACGAAACCAACAATTACTAAAATGTcttcgtctttttttttaaaataacaaaaaaaaccctaatatcGATCTATCTCTTTATCATCTCCATCGATCTCTcttctcatctcatctctcttctctcatcttcCCATCGAGCCATAGAACTTCAAACCTCCATCTCATCTCCATCGATCCATATACGCATCGATCCATAGAAATTCTCTCATCTCCATCGATCTGTAGAAATTCAACCTCCATCTCCATCGATTTCTCCATCTCCATCGATCCGTAGAAACTACATTAAGGTAATCCTCAAACTTATGGTTCTAGTATGAGttgggtttttgggtttagagTAGTGGGGTTTCtggatttttattgttttttttgtttggtttgaactCTTAGCAAACCCCCAAAGTTCTTTGCTCATTTTGTATGATTTTAATGGGTTTAGtttaaaattggtatttttgttatttacagcTTGTGGTTCTCGATTTCAGAAGAGTGAAGTCACTTCCAGAATCAATTATTCACAAGGTATGTAATTGGTTTATGATTAGACTTGTATTGTTGTTAAATATGAGCTACACAAGCTTCTCATATGTTCAATCTTCTCACAAGCTACACAACCCACTAGGCTTGTATTGTTGTTCTCTTTGTTCTAAGTTTGTCAGTATAATTTGGCTGATTTGTGATCTCAAATCTATATATCTTCTGTTAAGAGTGAAtggttttacttttgtttataaggTTCGTTTCTGAATCATGGTAGTGGATAAAAAGGTTACTCCTTATTTGTGTTGATTTGGTTCTACACTGATTTCATCAGGCCATTGTGTTGATGATGGATATTGGTCTTTGTGAGATTGTATCAGGCTGTATTGTTCCTTAGTTCGTTTGTCTTATTAAGCCTCATTTGATAGCTTGGCTTACGCACATTTAGGATGTGTTTCATCATATCTACATTTACGCACATTTGTTAATCATTCTTATTGTGTTTATGCAGCCTGTGATTTGATCTGTTGCTGTATTCCAAGGCTGTCAAGATGAACAATGATGatgtaagttatatatattttttttctgtttttatagaAATGTAAGTTTGAATTTGGTTGATTTTGATTGAATATAGAGTTGGTCGTATGAGGAATGTCGGTACTTTCTTCAACTTTATACTACTGAGAAAAGAATGGGGAACACAACAAAGACAAGATTGAATCAGATTGGAAAGGATTCTGTCACAAAGAAGTTTGAAGAAAAATTCCAAAAGAAATATCCATGGATTATTGTTACTGGAGCAGAGGGATGAAGCGCCCAACAAGGAGAAACAAGTGTAGATTCTAGAGTGGATGCAGAAAATGGTGATGAGGCAGATTTAGTTGATACAAGTATGGCACCACAAGTGGTAGGAACACAATTTAGAGTGGGAAGTTATGGATCAAAAAGATAGCGGAAGGAGGTTGACATAGCTATagagacttcttcttcaagaaacttGATTCTTACCCGTAAGAATGAATTAGTTGAGAAGATGTTGGAGCATGATGATATTTGCAGTGTTGTGCATGTAGTAGAGATTCTGAATGATTTGCCTGGAGTGAGGATGTGGTCCCGTTTCCACAAAGCCTCGGTTGACCATCTTATGGCTGATGTCGCCAATCGATAGGGTTTCATTGCTTTTTCTAGTATTGAGGATAAGATTAGTTATTTGGAGCATAGGACTGGAATAAGTATTGATGACTAAACTTGTTTATTTGTTGATCACTTTGCTATGATTATATGAAAGTTTCAGAACTTGTTTATTTGTGACTTTTGGTTATGATtatatgaaagtttttttttttggtttatggctacatgattttttttttggtttatggctacatgatttttttcttggtttatggctacatgattttttttgtacatgTATAATGGTTTTGGAGATGCTTAGATGGAtgttggagatgatgatgatgatttggagTTGTTAGAAAGGCTTAAAAATGA is drawn from Camelina sativa cultivar DH55 chromosome 8, Cs, whole genome shotgun sequence and contains these coding sequences:
- the LOC104709552 gene encoding zinc finger BED domain-containing protein RICESLEEPER 2-like — its product is MDLETEHLIARLNAQSDYMDMNEEDCDIDVEIDGNEEEETEMLHGTDQSETQSTTQATQNAPWKRKLTSKVWKDIVLVGVEDDGKERGKCIHCGTKLVINTKTHGTKSLIRHLEKCPKKPKNEDRPPYDHQINREMTSEIIIYHDLPFRYLEYEKLRARDKYLNPECQPICRQTAAADVYRKYEMEKVKLKEVLANQRARVCFTSDLWTAQGKVMSYICLTAHYIDENWHLNRKILQFCELKSPHTGEEISNKILECLKEWGLEKKVFSITLDNATNNNSMLNILKGQLQMISVKKGLDLAKDVLHNIRESVIYVKASSKRRDAFAACVERVKIKSGAGLSQDVPTRWNSTYEMLVRALKFKEAFVSLKWFDSNYKTLPSDDEWNRGEKICELLKPFSDITTHFSGSKYPTSNVYFTQVWRIELLLRKFASCDDEDVAKLAQDMQIMFTKYWEDYSLILAMGAVLDPRMKLQMLEVAYERVDPTTSASKIKKLKDNLEMLYEDYKAKSRTCSSSISVTPNPHDWVNESPLDDDYDNVRMLLLLFMLLVLLMLLMLLMLLLLFMLLVLLLFCRIFLSLKKASELE